The window TAACTACTGGTAATAGGCTATCAGGGTTAAGTGTAATGCTACTTACACGACCGATAACAACGCCGCCAACTTTCACTGGAGAGCGAACTTTCAAACTACCAATATTGTCGAACTCGGCTTTCAAGGTGTAAGTATTGCCAGAGCCAATGCTTTTTACGTCAGCAACCTGAAAAATCATCACAAGAATCGCGCAAATTCCTGCTAATACAAAGCTGCCAACCCATAATTCTGTTTTACGTGTTTGTTGCATGATTAATTCCCAAACATCAATGCGGTCAGTACAAAGTCTAGTCCCAGTACTGCTAAAGAAGAATGCACAACAGTGCGCGTCGTTGCTCGGCTGATCCCTTCCGAAGTAGGGATAGCGTCATAGCCATTAAATAGAGCGATCCAAGTAACGGTAATCGCAAACACGATACATTTGATCATGCTGTTACCGATGTCTTGGCCTAATTCAACCGAAGATTGCATTGCAGCCCAGAAGCTGCCGTGGTCTACGCCTTTCCAATCCACACCAACAAGCTGTGCGCCCCAAATACCCACAGCCATGAAGATCATCGCGAGTAGCGGCATTGAAATAGCACCCGCCCAAAAACGTGGTGCAATAACGCGTTTTAGCGGATCCACAGCCATCATTTCTAAGCTTGAAAGCTGCTCTGTGGCTTTCATCAATCCGATTTCTGCTGTCAGCGCAGAACCAGCACGACCAGCAAACAATAACGCAGTTACTACTGGCCCTAGCTCACGTAGTAGCGAAAGAGCGACCATTTGACCAAGGCTGCCTTCTGCTCCGTAATCCACCAGCACGACATAACCTTGCAAGCTAAGCACCATACCGATGAACAAACCAGAAACGACAATGATCGCTAGCGATTGTACGCCTACGGAATACAGCTGCTTAATCAGTAAAGGAAGGTTTTTGATTGGCTGTGGTCGAGTCACTAACGCACCAACAAGCATCAATGTTGCGCGACCGAACGCCTCACAAATAGCCAATGTGCGTCTGCCTAGTGAAGCGACAAATTGAATAAAGCTATCGACCATCAAATAAATCCTTTTCGATACTTTGAGCTGGGAAACGGAACGGTACTGGCCCATCCGCTTCGCCTTGTAAGAATTGCTGAACGCGAGGATCTTGGTTGTCCCTCAGTTCTTGAGGGGTACCAAAGGCAATCACTTTGCCATCAGCCATCAAGTAAACCCAATCCGCAATACTCATCACTTCTGGCACATCATGGGAAACGACGATAGAGGTCACGCCTAATGCTCGGTTAAGGTTACTGATCAACTCAACCAACACACCCATGGTGATTGGGTCTTGCCCAACAAACGGCTCATCGTACATGATAAGGTCTGGATCAAGCGCAATCGCTCGAGCCAGTGCAGCACGACGCGCCATACCACCTGACAATTCACTTGGCATCAGCTCTGCCGCACCACGAAGGCCTACCGCTTCAAGCTTTAGCAGCACCATGGTGCGGATGAGTTCTTCGGAAAGCTCGGTGTGTTCACGTAAAGGAAACGCCACATTATCGAACACATTCAGGTCGGTAAATAGCGCCCCTGACTGGAACAACATGCTCATTTTTTTACGTGCGTGATACAGTTTTTTGCGTGACAACGCAGGAATGTTGTCACCATCAAACCAAATCTCACCCTGTTCAGGGTATATCTGACCGCCAATCAGGCGCAGCAGTGTCGTTTTACCGATACCCGACGGTCCCATAATGGCCGTCACCTTCCCTTTTGGTACGTGCAAGTCAATACCATCAAAGATCTTGCGCTCGCCGCGTGAAAAGGTGAGATTGTTAACGGTAACTAAATCGTTGTTCGACATACTATCTCTTCTACTATTTTGTGAGCGGTTCTCACAGAGTTGTAATCCAACTCAACCCCGATTGTTTTCAAGATATTACGTCGAGAATATCCTAAAGTGACTTCGGTACACTTATTAGGCTGCAATCATAAGCACATTGAACGTTAATTAAAAGCACTGTTCAATTAAATAGAGCCGACGAAATTCAAGCAAATCTTCATAAAATATGACGAAATGAAAGGAAGGTGTTTACATCTCACTCCAGATTAACCGCATTAAGAACGATTATTGAATGAGCAATAATTAAACACAATTTCGTTACTAACCTTTAATTTATTTGTTGTTTATCTTCCATTTTTGGTCGCAAAAGGTCAAAATTAGCGGTTACTCATTTCACTTATTTTATTACTTAGGAATCATCATGCTCGAAGCCGTAGCATTGCTTATCGTCGGTCTTGTCTTACTTGTTTGGAGTGCAGATAAACTTGTTTTTGGCTCTGCTGCTCTGGCCCGCAACGTCGGTATTTCGCCTCTAGTGATCGGTATGACTATTCTTGCAATGGGCTCATCTGCACC is drawn from Vibrio campbellii CAIM 519 = NBRC 15631 = ATCC 25920 and contains these coding sequences:
- the mlaD gene encoding outer membrane lipid asymmetry maintenance protein MlaD, with translation MQQTRKTELWVGSFVLAGICAILVMIFQVADVKSIGSGNTYTLKAEFDNIGSLKVRSPVKVGGVVIGRVSSITLNPDSLLPVVSLSINSQYNQFPETSSVQILTSGLIGEQYIGLVPGFVFDDEEMLVDGDTIEDTKSALVLEDLIGQVLYSIGGSGDSGDTSKE
- the mlaF gene encoding phospholipid ABC transporter ATP-binding protein MlaF, with amino-acid sequence MSNNDLVTVNNLTFSRGERKIFDGIDLHVPKGKVTAIMGPSGIGKTTLLRLIGGQIYPEQGEIWFDGDNIPALSRKKLYHARKKMSMLFQSGALFTDLNVFDNVAFPLREHTELSEELIRTMVLLKLEAVGLRGAAELMPSELSGGMARRAALARAIALDPDLIMYDEPFVGQDPITMGVLVELISNLNRALGVTSIVVSHDVPEVMSIADWVYLMADGKVIAFGTPQELRDNQDPRVQQFLQGEADGPVPFRFPAQSIEKDLFDGR
- the mlaE gene encoding lipid asymmetry maintenance ABC transporter permease subunit MlaE; amino-acid sequence: MVDSFIQFVASLGRRTLAICEAFGRATLMLVGALVTRPQPIKNLPLLIKQLYSVGVQSLAIIVVSGLFIGMVLSLQGYVVLVDYGAEGSLGQMVALSLLRELGPVVTALLFAGRAGSALTAEIGLMKATEQLSSLEMMAVDPLKRVIAPRFWAGAISMPLLAMIFMAVGIWGAQLVGVDWKGVDHGSFWAAMQSSVELGQDIGNSMIKCIVFAITVTWIALFNGYDAIPTSEGISRATTRTVVHSSLAVLGLDFVLTALMFGN